One Mycobacteroides abscessus ATCC 19977 genomic window carries:
- the nbtC gene encoding nocobactin polyketide synthase NbtC, whose amino-acid sequence MLRREASALLAYVADHPRIAPNRIAGMIFRTRVARRYRALATVENHDQLVAALRTVVAGTEHPLVVRNSEPATARRHGFVFPGQGGQRPGMGRLFYDAFPSFRAEVERCADLFDKQFGRSPLSYLLDDQLPTNDSATVVQPALFTQMVGLAALWRTVGVTPRAVVGHSQGEIAGAYVSGVMSLDDAVTVVGTRAGIADEFPADDYAMAVIATDRDTCEELLARNSGWAELSVINSPSMVGISGQRETVHQIVEHLIEDGVFARVIPVRYPAHTSMIASIGAQIRHALTENLDAGEFTVSEIDCIGATLGTAISPEMPVDQYWFWNLRNAVRFDRAVATAAAAHVDTFVELAEHPTLQLALRENLAALGSERTACVVGTSHRNATDLGEFTANLAKIAVHDLDYNWDALRTEAPDRVSLPLRDFPNVQNNDIPLWLSYRADTSGVAVPKQPIVTPEAERRVEMGNDSRAYPRLLREAWAKVTRRSMMPPRSYAFIDGTGDAGALVEALRDSAPNFGSSARIVTGTDESGIGDADTVVIVLPSPALLDDHEAADAVARFFGNRTWWPRLSSTVTGCWLVTVGGEQAIADDGPAHPVHAAIAAGFRCMGTEHPGIAFRHLDLTSDIASPDKADNILAALQSAGESELALRADGMYAKRVLDIDQDGDESSRVVAPAHVVITGGTGKLGQEFCEHYARMGTRQITLISRSGETDAVTGRLDAIRRSTGAKVRALPCDVTDTAAVTALADQLRDTPADLIVHAAVDYSDTPLSEVTTNKFQDALRAKVIGISNVLDTVPRTDSCRVMLCSSLAATIGGKGQLMYAAGNRMLDVLASTRRASGLDCTSIQWGQWTVHLDLGDAGIAKLAAAGVHPMRPADALAVGMGHHHGNTLVGAFDLTQARAMLGVFGYGPLLSELEDNGGPVAPAETTRPAPVVSENRSGHLVQLLAEVIGADHADSIDTAMPMVAMGLDSLQALEFRRRVQAELDFELPVQDLLGGASVDHVIDALTAQSR is encoded by the coding sequence GTGCTTCGCCGCGAGGCTTCGGCGCTTCTCGCATACGTCGCTGATCACCCGCGGATCGCGCCAAACCGCATTGCGGGCATGATCTTTCGCACCCGCGTCGCACGCCGGTATCGGGCATTGGCCACCGTCGAGAATCATGATCAACTCGTCGCCGCGCTACGTACCGTGGTCGCCGGCACCGAGCATCCGCTCGTCGTGCGCAATTCCGAGCCCGCTACCGCGCGCCGCCACGGGTTCGTATTCCCCGGGCAGGGTGGGCAACGCCCCGGAATGGGCCGGCTCTTTTACGACGCGTTCCCCAGCTTCCGTGCCGAGGTAGAACGCTGCGCGGACTTGTTCGACAAGCAATTCGGCCGTTCACCGCTGAGCTATCTGCTCGACGATCAACTGCCCACGAATGACAGTGCGACTGTCGTTCAGCCTGCCCTCTTCACCCAGATGGTGGGGCTGGCGGCGCTGTGGCGCACGGTGGGCGTAACCCCGCGGGCAGTCGTCGGGCACAGCCAGGGCGAGATCGCCGGGGCCTACGTCTCGGGCGTCATGTCCCTCGACGACGCGGTGACCGTTGTCGGCACCCGGGCCGGAATCGCCGACGAGTTCCCCGCCGATGACTACGCGATGGCGGTCATCGCGACCGACCGCGATACCTGCGAAGAGCTTCTTGCCCGGAATTCTGGCTGGGCCGAGCTTTCGGTCATCAACTCTCCTTCGATGGTGGGCATCTCCGGCCAGCGCGAGACGGTTCACCAAATCGTCGAGCACCTCATCGAGGACGGTGTGTTCGCGCGCGTGATCCCCGTCCGCTATCCGGCACATACCAGCATGATCGCCTCCATCGGCGCTCAGATTCGCCATGCACTGACTGAAAACCTGGACGCCGGTGAGTTCACGGTCTCCGAAATTGATTGCATCGGAGCAACACTCGGGACCGCAATCAGCCCCGAGATGCCCGTCGACCAGTACTGGTTCTGGAATCTGCGCAATGCCGTGCGTTTCGACCGCGCCGTCGCGACCGCGGCGGCCGCTCACGTCGACACCTTTGTGGAGTTGGCCGAGCACCCCACGCTGCAGCTGGCTCTCCGGGAGAACCTGGCAGCGCTGGGCTCCGAACGCACTGCCTGCGTAGTGGGTACGTCCCACCGAAACGCGACGGATCTCGGCGAGTTCACCGCCAATCTCGCGAAGATCGCGGTGCACGATCTGGACTACAACTGGGATGCCCTACGCACCGAGGCACCCGACCGGGTATCGCTGCCATTGCGCGATTTCCCGAACGTGCAGAACAATGACATCCCGCTATGGCTCTCGTACCGCGCGGACACCAGCGGGGTCGCGGTGCCGAAGCAGCCGATCGTCACCCCCGAGGCCGAACGCCGCGTGGAGATGGGCAACGATTCCCGGGCATATCCCCGACTGCTGCGTGAGGCGTGGGCCAAGGTGACCCGGCGATCGATGATGCCACCCAGGTCCTACGCCTTCATCGATGGCACCGGCGATGCCGGTGCCCTTGTTGAGGCCCTTCGTGACAGCGCGCCCAACTTCGGCTCCTCGGCCCGAATCGTCACCGGGACGGATGAATCCGGCATCGGGGATGCCGACACGGTGGTCATCGTGCTGCCCTCCCCGGCGCTGCTCGATGATCACGAGGCCGCCGACGCGGTCGCGCGGTTCTTCGGCAACCGGACCTGGTGGCCCAGGCTGTCGAGCACGGTCACCGGCTGCTGGCTTGTCACCGTCGGCGGCGAGCAAGCCATCGCCGACGACGGACCAGCGCACCCGGTGCACGCCGCGATCGCCGCCGGTTTCCGGTGCATGGGCACCGAACATCCCGGCATCGCCTTCCGGCATCTGGATCTCACGTCCGATATCGCCAGCCCTGACAAGGCTGACAACATCCTGGCCGCACTGCAGTCGGCCGGCGAATCGGAGCTGGCGTTGCGCGCGGATGGCATGTACGCCAAGCGCGTCCTCGACATCGATCAGGACGGGGATGAATCATCCCGCGTCGTGGCGCCCGCCCATGTGGTGATCACCGGCGGCACCGGAAAACTCGGCCAGGAATTCTGCGAGCACTACGCCCGGATGGGTACCCGCCAGATCACGTTGATCAGCCGTTCCGGCGAAACCGACGCGGTGACCGGGCGCCTGGATGCCATCCGGCGCAGCACCGGCGCCAAGGTACGTGCGCTGCCCTGTGACGTGACCGATACGGCGGCCGTCACCGCGCTCGCCGATCAGCTCCGGGACACGCCGGCAGACCTCATCGTCCATGCCGCGGTGGACTACTCGGATACCCCGTTGTCCGAGGTAACTACCAACAAATTTCAGGACGCGTTACGCGCCAAGGTCATTGGGATCTCGAATGTTCTGGACACGGTGCCCCGCACCGATTCTTGCCGCGTCATGTTGTGCTCGTCCCTGGCCGCAACGATCGGCGGCAAGGGACAGCTGATGTACGCGGCGGGTAACAGGATGCTGGACGTGCTGGCCTCCACGCGGCGGGCGTCCGGGCTGGACTGCACGTCCATACAGTGGGGCCAGTGGACCGTGCACCTCGATCTCGGTGATGCCGGTATCGCCAAGCTCGCCGCCGCGGGGGTGCACCCGATGCGCCCCGCCGATGCGCTCGCCGTCGGCATGGGCCACCACCACGGCAACACCCTTGTCGGGGCGTTCGATCTGACTCAAGCCCGCGCCATGCTGGGCGTATTCGGGTATGGGCCGCTGCTTTCGGAGCTCGAGGACAACGGCGGTCCCGTGGCGCCCGCCGAGACCACCCGGCCGGCCCCCGTGGTATCTGAAAACAGATCCGGGCATCTGGTGCAACTGCTGGCCGAGGTCATCGGCGCCGACCATGCCGACTCCATCGACACCGCCATGCCGATGGTGGCGATGGGGCTGGATTCATTGCAGGCGTTGGAGTTTCGTCGGCGCGTGCAGGCCGAGCTCGACTTCGAACTGCCCGTGCAGGACCTGCTCGGCGGCGCCTCCGTGGACCACGTGATCGACGCGCTCACCGCCCAGTCGCGCTAA
- a CDS encoding histidine phosphatase family protein: protein MTVILLRHGRSTSNVAHTLAGRSPGVELDEKGQSQARGVVDRLSAVAVQAVVTSPLLRCEQTVAPLAAALELIPIVEDRLAEVDYGQWTGREIAELLAEPLWKIVQQQPSAARFPDGEGLAQVQARAVAAVREHDRRLSEEHGGDCIWVACTHGDVIKSVLADALGTHLDAFQRIVADPASMSVVRYTELRPFVLHMNHTGPDLSSALSARPPEKSAGDASDATVGGTTD, encoded by the coding sequence ATGACGGTCATCCTGTTACGCCACGGACGGTCCACGTCGAATGTCGCGCACACCCTTGCCGGGCGCAGCCCAGGGGTCGAGCTGGACGAGAAGGGGCAGTCCCAGGCCCGCGGCGTGGTGGATCGTCTGAGTGCGGTTGCCGTGCAGGCCGTCGTCACCTCGCCGCTGCTGCGCTGCGAACAGACGGTGGCTCCATTGGCTGCCGCGCTCGAGCTGATACCGATCGTCGAGGATCGGCTCGCCGAGGTCGACTATGGACAGTGGACGGGCCGCGAGATCGCCGAACTGCTGGCCGAACCCCTGTGGAAGATAGTCCAGCAGCAGCCCAGCGCCGCGCGATTCCCCGATGGTGAGGGTCTGGCGCAGGTCCAGGCACGCGCGGTGGCCGCGGTGCGCGAGCACGACCGGCGACTGTCCGAGGAGCACGGCGGCGACTGCATCTGGGTGGCTTGCACTCACGGAGATGTCATCAAGTCGGTGTTGGCCGACGCCCTGGGCACTCACTTGGACGCCTTCCAGCGCATCGTGGCCGACCCGGCCTCGATGAGCGTGGTGCGGTATACCGAGCTACGGCCCTTCGTCCTGCACATGAACCACACCGGTCCGGATCTGTCGAGCGCGCTGAGCGCCCGGCCGCCCGAGAAGTCCGCCGGGGATGCATCCGACGCGACAGTCGGCGGCACCACCGACTAG
- a CDS encoding SCO1664 family protein: MTQIPNGSADTDRAAIRDSELTVIGRIRSASNATFLCEVQNTSGEGVHCVYKPVRGEQPLWDFPDGTLAGREVATYLISAELGWNVVPYTVFRDGPAGVGMVQQWIHEPELAEGALDLVDICLPEAIPSGYLPILRALDADGAEIVLVHADDSLLRRMAVFDTLVNNADRKGGHILRGADGGVYGVDHGICLHAQDKLRTVLWGWAGKPVEPELLADVVRLEEVLRGEFGTVLEAHVTTEEVAALRQRAAMMLDEPVMPTPDRNRPIPWPAF, from the coding sequence ATGACCCAGATTCCTAACGGGAGTGCCGACACCGACCGTGCCGCGATCCGTGACAGTGAGCTCACCGTCATCGGTCGCATCCGGTCCGCGAGCAATGCCACGTTTCTCTGCGAGGTCCAGAACACATCGGGTGAGGGTGTGCACTGTGTCTATAAACCGGTCAGGGGAGAACAGCCGCTATGGGATTTCCCGGACGGCACCCTGGCCGGCCGCGAGGTAGCGACCTACCTGATATCGGCCGAGCTGGGTTGGAACGTGGTGCCCTACACGGTATTTCGTGACGGCCCGGCCGGGGTCGGCATGGTGCAGCAGTGGATTCATGAGCCGGAACTGGCCGAGGGCGCCCTGGATCTGGTCGATATCTGCCTGCCTGAAGCGATCCCCTCCGGCTACCTGCCCATTCTGCGGGCGCTGGACGCCGACGGCGCGGAGATTGTGTTGGTGCACGCCGATGACTCCCTGCTGCGCCGCATGGCGGTATTCGACACCCTGGTCAACAACGCCGATCGCAAGGGCGGCCATATCCTGCGGGGCGCCGACGGCGGCGTCTATGGAGTCGATCACGGGATCTGCCTGCATGCGCAGGACAAGCTGCGGACCGTCCTGTGGGGATGGGCGGGCAAGCCCGTCGAGCCCGAGTTGCTTGCCGATGTCGTTCGCCTCGAGGAGGTATTACGCGGCGAATTCGGCACTGTTCTGGAGGCCCACGTAACCACCGAAGAAGTGGCGGCATTGCGCCAGCGCGCTGCGATGATGCTGGACGAGCCGGTGATGCCGACGCCCGATCGCAACAGGCCCATACCGTGGCCCGCCTTTTGA
- a CDS encoding LLM class flavin-dependent oxidoreductase: MAPMRYGIVLTTGDAADVAQLATLAEEAGWDAIFGWEPVWGVDAWVALTAAAMRTSRIKLGTMLTPLSRRKPWDLASTTATLDRLSGGRVILSVGMGALHDNWLAFERDQGRRTRAELLDEGLDVLFGLWEGQPFSYEGKHYQVTPTAHLVPDPPVQAPRITTWCVGLLGSAKSMSRAARCDGLLPNITTADGRFDFNPPLDRWADAAREIHSLRSELGYGDGYDVVYEATTDWSNLDATREKIATLHDGGYTWYLDSDWHTEHDDPLAALRARVEIGPPR, translated from the coding sequence ATGGCTCCCATGCGATACGGAATTGTGCTGACGACAGGAGATGCCGCCGACGTCGCCCAGCTGGCAACACTGGCCGAAGAGGCGGGATGGGATGCGATCTTCGGTTGGGAACCCGTCTGGGGTGTCGACGCTTGGGTGGCATTGACCGCCGCCGCCATGCGCACCAGCCGGATCAAGCTCGGCACCATGCTGACTCCCCTGTCACGCCGCAAACCATGGGATCTGGCGTCCACCACCGCAACGCTGGACCGGCTCTCCGGTGGCCGCGTCATCCTCTCCGTGGGCATGGGTGCGCTGCACGACAATTGGCTGGCCTTCGAACGCGATCAGGGCCGCAGGACCCGCGCCGAGCTGCTCGATGAGGGCCTAGACGTCCTGTTCGGCCTCTGGGAGGGGCAACCCTTCAGTTATGAGGGCAAGCACTATCAGGTAACGCCGACTGCGCATTTGGTACCCGATCCACCGGTCCAAGCGCCACGCATCACCACCTGGTGCGTGGGTCTGCTCGGATCGGCGAAGTCCATGTCCCGCGCGGCCCGCTGCGATGGGCTGCTGCCGAACATCACCACCGCCGACGGACGGTTCGACTTCAATCCACCGCTGGATCGATGGGCGGATGCCGCCCGTGAAATTCATTCACTGCGAAGTGAACTGGGATACGGGGACGGCTACGACGTGGTGTACGAAGCGACTACCGATTGGAGCAACCTCGATGCCACTCGGGAGAAGATCGCGACCCTGCACGACGGCGGCTACACCTGGTATCTGGACTCGGACTGGCACACCGAGCACGACGATCCCCTGGCCGCACTACGTGCCCGCGTCGAGATCGGGCCGCCACGTTAG
- the mshC gene encoding cysteine--1-D-myo-inosityl 2-amino-2-deoxy-alpha-D-glucopyranoside ligase, translated as MQSWASAPVPELDGGGPQLRLYDTADRQVRPVTTGPTATMYVCGITPYDATHLGHAATYLTFDLIYRQWLDAGLDVHYVQNVTDIDDPLFERADRDGIDWRELGDRETELFRGDMTALRVLPPREYVRATESIACIIELVEKMLASGAAYVVDDPEYPDVYFRVDATEQFGYESGYDIETMSRLFAERGGDPGRPGKANELDALLWRAARPGEPSWEASFGPGRPGWHVECSAIVLRELGAGIDIQGGGSDLIFPHHEYSAAHAEAVTAQRRFARHYVHAGMIGWDGHKMSKSRGNLVKVSGLTAQGVDPAAVRLGLLAGHYRADRSWSDAVLADAQGRLARWRHAVALSAAPSARDVVARVRRYLADDLDTPNALAALDNWVTDALAYGGHDAAAGAQVRDAVDALLGVQL; from the coding sequence ATGCAGTCGTGGGCGTCGGCGCCGGTTCCTGAACTCGACGGTGGTGGGCCGCAGCTGCGGCTGTATGACACCGCCGACCGTCAGGTACGTCCGGTCACCACCGGGCCGACCGCGACCATGTACGTGTGTGGCATCACCCCGTATGACGCTACTCATCTGGGCCATGCCGCAACATATCTCACGTTCGACCTGATCTATCGGCAGTGGCTGGACGCGGGCCTGGACGTGCATTATGTGCAGAACGTCACCGATATCGATGACCCGCTCTTCGAGCGGGCCGATCGTGACGGCATCGACTGGCGCGAGCTGGGGGACCGGGAAACAGAGCTGTTTCGTGGCGACATGACCGCGCTGCGGGTGCTACCGCCGCGGGAATATGTGCGTGCCACCGAGTCGATCGCCTGCATCATCGAGCTCGTCGAGAAGATGCTCGCGTCCGGGGCCGCGTACGTGGTGGACGACCCCGAGTATCCGGACGTGTACTTCCGCGTCGATGCCACCGAACAGTTCGGCTATGAGTCGGGGTACGACATCGAGACCATGTCGCGGCTTTTTGCCGAACGCGGGGGTGATCCAGGCCGTCCCGGCAAGGCCAACGAGCTCGACGCGCTGCTGTGGCGGGCCGCCAGGCCCGGGGAACCGAGCTGGGAGGCCTCGTTCGGGCCCGGCCGGCCCGGGTGGCATGTCGAATGCTCCGCGATTGTGCTGCGTGAGTTGGGCGCCGGTATCGACATCCAGGGGGGCGGCAGCGACCTGATCTTCCCGCACCACGAATACAGCGCCGCGCACGCCGAAGCTGTTACCGCGCAACGCCGTTTCGCGCGACACTACGTACACGCGGGGATGATCGGGTGGGATGGCCACAAGATGTCCAAGAGCCGGGGCAATCTGGTGAAGGTATCCGGGCTGACGGCGCAGGGGGTGGACCCCGCCGCGGTAAGGCTCGGGCTGCTGGCTGGTCACTACCGGGCCGATCGGTCCTGGAGTGATGCGGTGTTGGCTGACGCGCAGGGCAGGCTGGCCCGTTGGCGGCACGCGGTGGCACTGTCCGCCGCGCCGAGTGCCCGCGACGTGGTGGCCAGAGTCCGCCGCTACCTGGCCGATGACCTTGATACGCCTAATGCGCTTGCTGCCCTGGATAACTGGGTGACCGATGCACTGGCATACGGCGGTCACGATGCTGCGGCCGGCGCGCAGGTGCGCGATGCGGTGGATGCCCTGCTGGGAGTGCAGTTGTAG
- a CDS encoding DUF3090 domain-containing protein: MPRSIHVFRSPDRFVAGTVGEPGNRTFYLQAVHETRIVTVMLEKQQVSVLAERIGTLLSEVHRRFGTPIPPEPDVVDDLNPLVMPVDAEFRVGTMGLGWDAEANSVVVELLAVSEQEFDASVVLDDSEEGPDAVRVFLSLEAARQFATRSTRVVSAGRPPCPLCEEPLDPAGHICVRTNGYRRGMVPGTTDDPDS, from the coding sequence ATGCCGCGATCGATTCACGTATTCCGCAGCCCGGACCGTTTCGTCGCCGGGACAGTCGGGGAGCCGGGGAACCGTACCTTCTACCTGCAGGCTGTCCACGAAACCCGGATCGTCACTGTGATGCTGGAAAAGCAGCAGGTGTCGGTGCTCGCCGAACGCATCGGAACACTGCTGTCTGAGGTCCATCGTCGATTCGGAACGCCAATTCCGCCCGAGCCGGACGTGGTCGACGATCTCAATCCGTTGGTGATGCCCGTAGATGCGGAGTTTCGTGTCGGCACGATGGGCCTGGGCTGGGATGCCGAGGCCAATTCGGTGGTTGTCGAACTCCTCGCGGTCAGCGAGCAGGAGTTCGACGCCTCGGTGGTGCTGGATGACTCCGAGGAGGGCCCGGACGCGGTTCGGGTCTTTCTGTCTCTGGAGGCGGCGCGACAGTTCGCAACCCGCTCCACCAGGGTTGTATCGGCGGGCCGTCCTCCCTGTCCGCTATGCGAGGAACCGCTGGACCCGGCCGGGCACATCTGTGTCCGCACCAACGGCTATCGCCGCGGGATGGTGCCCGGGACAACAGATGACCCAGATTCCTAA
- a CDS encoding 3'(2'),5'-bisphosphate nucleotidase CysQ translates to MTVSDAALAAELAHEAGQLLLQVRTELGFDDPKGLGAAGDKRSNTLLLERLAAERPADAVLSEEAVDDKARLGAQRVWIIDPLDGTREFGMEGRNDWAVHVALWQADGDGGSITDAAVALPGLDTVFRTDETRVTAAARAEADPIRIVASASRAPKFLTDMAERLNIELIPMGSAGAKAMAVVRGEADAYLHGGGQWEWDSAAPAGVVLAAGLHASRLDGSPLRYNEPHPYLPDLIMCRPDLAPVLLDAVAGRA, encoded by the coding sequence GTGACTGTTTCCGATGCCGCGCTCGCCGCGGAGCTCGCCCACGAGGCCGGACAACTGCTGCTGCAGGTGCGTACCGAGCTTGGGTTCGACGACCCCAAGGGCCTCGGTGCGGCAGGCGACAAGCGTTCCAACACGCTGCTGCTGGAGCGGCTGGCGGCAGAGCGCCCCGCCGATGCGGTGCTCTCTGAGGAAGCCGTGGACGACAAGGCGCGTCTGGGTGCACAACGGGTGTGGATCATCGATCCGCTCGATGGCACGCGCGAGTTCGGCATGGAAGGCCGCAACGACTGGGCGGTGCATGTCGCCTTGTGGCAAGCCGACGGAGACGGCGGTTCGATCACCGACGCCGCGGTGGCGCTGCCCGGACTGGACACCGTGTTTCGTACCGACGAGACCAGGGTGACGGCTGCGGCGCGCGCTGAGGCGGATCCGATCCGGATCGTGGCCAGCGCTAGCCGGGCGCCCAAATTCCTCACCGATATGGCCGAGCGGCTCAACATCGAGCTGATTCCGATGGGTTCGGCGGGGGCCAAGGCCATGGCGGTCGTGCGTGGTGAGGCCGACGCGTACCTGCATGGCGGTGGGCAATGGGAATGGGATTCGGCGGCTCCCGCGGGAGTGGTGCTGGCGGCGGGGCTGCACGCCTCCCGGCTCGATGGATCTCCGCTTCGGTACAACGAGCCGCATCCGTACCTGCCCGACCTGATCATGTGCCGGCCGGATTTGGCGCCGGTGCTGCTGGACGCGGTCGCCGGGCGCGCCTAA
- a CDS encoding LppU/SCO3897 family protein has product MTGPNDPYQYGGTGQWGAPEGQWQGAPPAQGQYGYAQEYFGQAPADYPDDSIGRLYDGVPQGYAVPPMYPGLPGQDPFGPQKKSKPWLLIASVAGAVVVVLALVLVLILNRDSDPRQAASSPTTTTVSYANPELPTAGGAPTYHPPTAQPPTAQIPPPAPPQMPVPPPAPTGPPRAPGQVASVGDCIALAAPSDYKTVACTDPTAAWRVIEVVPGGKCRQTYTGFTAGDFSYCIAPQLRVGSCYQTAVVMGSTVFVAADSCQAPKAFVVLFVIPGTKEASQCKGKPGVVHSFAFPDPPMAICTGEFAP; this is encoded by the coding sequence ATGACGGGGCCGAATGACCCGTACCAGTACGGCGGAACCGGACAGTGGGGTGCACCGGAGGGGCAATGGCAGGGTGCACCGCCGGCGCAAGGCCAGTACGGATACGCACAGGAGTACTTCGGGCAGGCGCCCGCGGACTACCCAGACGATTCGATAGGCCGGCTGTATGACGGAGTGCCGCAGGGCTATGCGGTCCCGCCCATGTATCCGGGGCTCCCGGGCCAGGACCCGTTCGGGCCGCAGAAGAAATCCAAGCCATGGCTTCTGATCGCTTCCGTCGCGGGTGCGGTCGTTGTCGTCCTCGCGTTGGTGTTGGTGCTGATTCTCAACCGGGATAGCGATCCGCGACAGGCAGCCAGCTCGCCGACCACCACCACAGTGTCGTATGCGAACCCCGAGCTGCCGACGGCAGGCGGCGCACCGACCTACCACCCGCCCACTGCCCAGCCACCCACCGCGCAGATACCGCCACCGGCGCCACCGCAGATGCCGGTGCCGCCGCCCGCGCCGACGGGCCCGCCCAGGGCGCCCGGACAGGTCGCGTCCGTCGGTGACTGCATTGCTTTGGCGGCTCCCTCGGACTACAAGACGGTGGCGTGTACCGACCCCACGGCGGCCTGGCGCGTGATTGAGGTGGTTCCGGGCGGCAAGTGCCGACAGACGTACACGGGATTCACCGCCGGTGATTTTTCGTACTGCATTGCTCCGCAGCTACGTGTGGGCTCCTGCTATCAGACGGCCGTGGTGATGGGTAGCACGGTCTTTGTGGCCGCCGACTCGTGTCAGGCGCCCAAGGCGTTCGTCGTGTTGTTCGTCATTCCGGGGACGAAGGAGGCATCGCAGTGCAAGGGAAAGCCCGGCGTTGTGCACTCCTTCGCGTTCCCCGATCCGCCGATGGCGATTTGCACCGGCGAATTCGCGCCGTGA
- a CDS encoding SDR family oxidoreductase — MGSTANGVAGKTVMITGGAGGIGVEVAHRLYAKGANVVLTDLDEAKLAAIADELGGDRVLVAVADVCDLTAMEKVAAQAVQRFGGIDVVVANAGLLTFGSVLQIDPATFKKLIDVNVLGVFHTVRAALPSVIERRGYVLVVSSLAAYAASPAVTAYNASKAAVEHFANALRLEVAHRGVDVGSAHMSWIDTSMVNDQKSNLSAFSEMLTRLPPPLRTVTSVQACGRAFVKGIERRSRRINCPGWVGITRWLKPVLSTRLGEIPVRGMIPEILPRIDAEVAELQRAARDAIERP; from the coding sequence ATGGGTTCAACGGCGAACGGTGTTGCGGGCAAGACGGTCATGATCACCGGCGGTGCCGGCGGAATCGGTGTCGAGGTGGCGCACCGGCTGTATGCCAAGGGCGCCAACGTGGTGCTCACCGACCTGGACGAGGCCAAACTTGCCGCGATAGCGGACGAGCTGGGCGGTGATCGTGTACTGGTGGCGGTCGCCGATGTGTGCGACCTGACGGCCATGGAGAAAGTTGCCGCGCAGGCTGTCCAGCGGTTCGGCGGAATCGACGTGGTAGTCGCGAACGCCGGTCTGCTGACTTTCGGTTCGGTACTGCAGATCGATCCGGCCACCTTCAAGAAGCTGATCGACGTGAACGTGCTGGGTGTATTTCACACGGTGCGCGCCGCACTGCCGTCGGTGATCGAACGACGGGGGTACGTGCTCGTCGTGTCCTCGCTAGCCGCCTACGCCGCCTCGCCCGCGGTCACCGCGTATAACGCCTCCAAGGCGGCCGTGGAACATTTCGCCAATGCTTTGCGGCTGGAGGTCGCACATCGCGGTGTCGATGTCGGTTCGGCCCACATGTCCTGGATAGACACCTCGATGGTGAATGACCAGAAGTCGAATCTTTCGGCGTTCTCCGAGATGTTGACGCGACTGCCACCGCCGCTGCGCACAGTGACGTCCGTGCAAGCCTGCGGTAGGGCCTTTGTGAAAGGGATCGAACGGCGCAGCCGACGCATCAACTGTCCGGGCTGGGTCGGTATCACGCGGTGGCTCAAGCCTGTGCTCTCGACCCGACTGGGCGAAATCCCGGTGCGGGGCATGATTCCTGAGATTCTGCCGCGTATTGACGCGGAGGTGGCCGAGTTGCAACGGGCTGCCCGCGACGCCATCGAGCGGCCGTAG
- a CDS encoding DUF732 domain-containing protein produces MITNFRRFSAAGILAASAVALAAPAHADGEVEFLQMLNDTTPGIAIFGGASARYLASGYRACDALRSGASKDDAIAAATVFPGIQPRWEVSSIVDIAPKTLCTDVKH; encoded by the coding sequence ATGATCACAAACTTCCGCCGGTTCTCGGCTGCCGGAATTCTTGCCGCTTCGGCCGTCGCCCTGGCGGCGCCAGCGCACGCCGACGGAGAGGTCGAATTCCTGCAGATGTTGAATGACACCACCCCGGGCATCGCGATCTTCGGCGGTGCCTCTGCTCGATACCTTGCCAGCGGCTACCGGGCGTGTGACGCGCTGAGGTCGGGCGCGTCGAAAGACGATGCGATTGCCGCCGCCACGGTCTTTCCCGGTATTCAGCCTCGCTGGGAAGTGTCCTCAATCGTGGATATCGCCCCAAAGACTCTGTGCACCGACGTCAAGCACTGA